The nucleotide sequence GCGTCAGGTCCAGCATGCCCAGCACGCGGGCCACCCGCGCGGGCCAGGCGTGGGCCTGGGCGTCCATTAGGCGGGTGTGCAGCTCGGTCCACGCGCTCAGCACCGCCGGATCACCCAGATCCGCTTCCAGCGCAAGCAACTCGGTTTCGGCCTCGCGGTAGGGGTGCGCGGCGTCCACCAGCGCGCGCACGCTCAGGCCCGCAGCGTGGGCGTGCTGCTGTTCCAGCACCGCCAGACGCAGATGGCCAGCCCGCCACACGCTGCCCTCTTCCGGCACCCGTTCGCCGGTGAGCACCCGCAACAGCGTGGTCTTGCCCGCGCCGTTGCGGCCCAGCAGCGCCACCCGCTCTCCGTCCGAAACGCTCAGCGACACGTCCCGCAACACCGCGCGCTCCGCAAAGGACACGGACACGTTCTCGGCAGTCAGCAGGGTGGACACGGACCGGAGGCTAGCAGAGGGGACGGCCGGGACGGTATGCCGCTTCACGCTCTCCCCGCCTGCCCGTTTTACTGGCATTTATGATGGAGTTCCCCCCACCGCGCCGCCCCCGGATTCAGGGGGATTATGGAGGTCAACATGTCGGCACCTTCAGCACAGCAGCTCTGGTTCCTCGACACCCTGGTCACCATTCGCCTGCCGGGCTCTGCCGGGCCCGACGGCATCACCGTTATGGAACACCATGCTCCCCACGGCGATTCCCCGCCCCTGCACATTCACCGGCGTGAGGATGAAGTGTTCCACGTTCTGGACGGAGTACTGCGGCTGCGCAGCGGCGACGATGACATGCGCCTGGAGGCGGGCAGCACATTCCTGGCCGCGCAAGGCAACGCCCACACCTACCGCGTGGAGAGTGCCGGGGGCGCACGCTGGCTGACCATCACCCGGGGCGGCGATTTCGAGCGGTTCGTGCGCGCGCTGGGCCGACCCGCCCAACGCGCGGAACTGCCCCCACCCTCCGGCCCGCCCACTCCGGAAGCGGCCAGCGCCCTGGCAGACGTTGCCCGGCAACACGGCGTGGACCTCGTGGGTCCTCCCCTGTCCTGAGTTCCCGGCGGGATCTCTATACTGCGGGCACTGCCCCGCCGGTCTGCCGCGCCGGGTACCCCGCACACCATGACCCACTGCCTGCCTCTTCCCCCCACCTGCCCGCCCCCAGACGGCTGGACTGTTCTGGCGCTGTACCAGTTCCGCTCTCTCTCCGACCCCGCCCACCTGCGGCAGGAACTGCTGGACCTCGGCGGGCGCGTGGGCCTGTGCGGCACGCTCATCGTGGCTCCAGAGGGCATCAACGGCACGGTGGCCGGTTCGCGGACGGCGATAGACGGCCTGCTCGCCCACCTGAGAGCGGTGGGTTTCGACCGGATGGAGGCCAAGGAGTCACTCAGCCGCGAGCGGCCCTTCAAACGCTTCAAGGTGCGGCTCAAGCGCGAGATCGTGACCCTGGGCGTTCCCGTGGAGCCGACCTCGCAGGCCGGGCAGTACGTGGAGGCCGCAGACTGGAACGCGCTGCTCGCCGCAGAGGACGTGGTGGTGGTGGACACCCGCAACCGCTACGAGGTCAAGGCCGGCACCTTCGAGGGAGCGCTGAACCCGCAGATTGACAGCTTCCGCGAGTTTCCGGCGTGGCTGGACGCCCACGCCGATGAACTGGCCGGCAAACGGGTCGCCATGTTCTGCACCGGGGGCATCCGCTGCGAGAAGAGCACCAGCCTGCTGCGCTCGCGCGGCTTTCAGGACGTGCTGCACCTCAGGGGCGGCATCCTGAAGTATCTGGAGGAGGTTCCCGAGGAGCGCAGCCGCTGGCACGGCGAGTGTTTTGTGTTCGATGGCCGGGTGACGGTGGGCCACGGCCTGCGCGAGGGCGGGGCCGAGATGTGCCATTCGTGCGGCTGGCCGCTGGGCTCCGAGGAACGGGCGCACTCCCACTACGAGGAGGGCGTGAGCTGCCCACACTGTTTTGAGGCGACCACGGACGCCCAGAAGACGGCGTTCCGCGACCGCCAGCGCATGTACGACGCGCGCGAAGGGTAAGCCCCCCGTACGGTCCCGGCGCTACACCGTTACCGTTCCCCGCACCGCCCAGGCCCGCGCGCTCAGGGCAATGGGCCCCGCCGGGTCCGGAGCGAGGCGGGCCTGCAGATGCGCGCGGATCTGCTCACGCACCGGGTCTTCCACCCCCGCGAGGTAGGTCGGGGCTGCTCCCTGCCCGCCCAGAAAGGGCGCCCAGTAGTCCTCGAAGTCCCGGAAGACGGTGGGGATGTCGATGGCCCGCACCTGCACTGCCTTCAGGCCCTGCGCCTGCCACAGACCGGCCAGGGCCTCGGGCTGGCACAGGGGAAAGCGGTGTGACTCGTCCAGATGCGCGTCCTGCGGGCGAACGGCCATCGCCACGTCCCAGAAGACCCGCATCATCGCCATGCCCTCCGCGTAATCCCAGACGTAGGCCGCCACGGTTCCGCCGGCTTTCGTGACCCGGACCATCTCGCGCAGCATGGCGACGTGGTCGGGCACGAAGTTCATCACCAGCCCTGAGACGGCGGCGTCGAAGGTGGCCGGGTCAAGGGGCAGGGCCGTGGCGTCCCCGATTTCAAAACGCGCCCGGCCATCCCCGATGCGCTCCCGCGCCGCCCCGACGAAGCCCCCGGACCGGTCAATGCCCACCACCAACGCCGGGGCGCACGCGGCCAGGACACGGCTGCTCAGCGCGCCGGTCCCACACCCGATGTCCACCCAGGCCCGCCCCTGCGGAACCTGTAGCCAGCCCAGGAAGTCCCGCGCCACCAACCGGCTCCAGCGGCCCACGTAGCGTTCGTACGCCTCAGCATCACCCCAGCGGTCGTGCGGCACCTCGCCCATATGTGGCCTCCTCTGTTCGGGACCCGGTCCGGTTTCCGGGAAAGAGACAGGTGGTGGCTCCAGTGTAGGCCCCGTGAATGGCCGCACGCCAGAAGCGGGCCGGAGCCTGCCCTGGGGTTCAGGAATACCCCTGGACTTACCCGAAGTAGCCCAGCAGCTCGATGACCATGCGGGCATAGTCATCCGGTTTGATGCCGCGTTTGTCCATTTTCACGCTGGGCGGAAAGACCTGCACCTCTGTTCTGTGCGGAAAGCGCCGCAGTCCAGCCGCGTCATAGTCCAGCGCCTTGTAGGCAAAGGTCACCTGCAACTCGGTCATGGTTTCGCCGATGCTCAGCACCCGTTTGGCCGCCGCCGTCAGCCGCAGCTTGGCGAGGTCGATGAAGTTCTGGACGTCGGGACTGGGCAGACCGTACTTCTTGCGCAGGTCACGCTCCACCCGGCTGACCGCCTGCAGGGTGCGCGCCTCCGACAGGCGGCCATAGGTAGCAATCCGCGCCTCGTCGTCGCCGCCGAAGTACTCGGGGGTCAGGCGGGCGTTGATGGGCAGGTCAATGGAGATACTGACGGGCGGCTGAATCTTCTCGCCCTTGAGCCGCGCCACCGCCTCCGAGAGCATCTCGGTGTACACGTCGATGGACACGGCCTGTACGTGCCCGTGCTGCTCCTCACCCAGGATGTTGCCCACCCCACGGATCTCCATGTCCTTCTCGGCGAGCAGGTGCCCGGAGCCCAGGTCCTGCAGGTCGGCGATGGCCCACAGGCGGCGCTGCGCGGTCTCGGTCATGCGCGGCGGGTAGAACAGGTAGGCGTAGGCGGTCTGGGCCCGGCGGCCCACCCGGCCCCGCAACTGGTACAGCTGCGCGAGGCCCAGCCGGTCCGAGCGCTCGATCAGGATGGTGTTCGCCTCGGGTATGTCCAGCCCCGTCTCGACGATGGTGGTGGAGAGCAGCACGTCGAAGGCCCCCTGCTCGAAGCCCAGCATGATCTCCTCGAGTTCCTCCTCGTTCATGCGGCCGTGCGCCACGCCGATGCGGGCCTCGGGAACCAGGTTGCGCAGGTACAGGCTGCGCGCCCCGATGGAGGCGATGCGGTCGTGGATGTAGAAAACCTTGCCGCCGCGCTCGATCTCGCTGATGATCGCGTCGCGCACCGTCACCGGATCGAAGGGGGCCAGGATGGTCTGGATGGGCTTGCGGCCCTTGGGCGGGGTCTGGATGCTGCTCATGTCGCGCAGGCCCACCATGCTCATGTACAGCGTGCGTGGAATCGGCGTGGCCGACAGCGCCAGGGTGTCCACCGCCTTGACGCCCTCGGGCACCTCCAGCTTGCCGTCGGTCATGGCGGGCAGGCCACGCAGCGCCCGCAGCTTTTCCTTCTGCGACACGCCGAAGCGGTGCTCCTCATCCACGATGATCAGGCCCAGGTTCTTGAACTCGATGTCGCCGCTCAGCAGGCGGTGCGTGCCGATCAGGATGTCCACCTTGCCGGCAGCGAGGTCGCGCAGGATGTTCTTCGCCTGCTTGTCGCCGGTAAAGCGCGACAGGCCCTCCACCCGCACCGGCAGGTTTTTAAAGCGCTCCACGAAGGTGGAGGTGTGCTGCTCGGCGAGCAGGGTGGTGGGCACGAGGACAGCGACCTGCATGCCGTGCCCCACCACACGGTGCGCGGCGCGCAGGGCCACCTCGGTCTTGCCGAAACCCACGTCGCCGGAGATCAGGCGGTCGGCGGGGTTGGACCGTTCCAGATCCTTGAGGGTCTCCTTGAGGGCCGTGCGCTGGTCGCCGGTCAGCTCAAACTGGAAGTTCTGCTCGATCTGCGCTTCCCACTCGGGCAGCGGCCCGAAGGTGTTGCCCGGCGTGACCTGCCGCGCCGCGTACTGCACGAGCAGCTTGGCCGCCACCTCCTCGGCGTTCTTGCGGGCCTTGTCCTTGGCCTTGGCCCAGTCCTTCTTGTCAAAGCTGCTCAGCACGGGCGGGTCGTCGGTGGTGCCGGGGTGGCGGCGCAGCACCGGCAACTGCTCAATGGGCACGCTCAGGCGCGCGCCCTTGCGGTATTCCAGGTTCAGGTAATCGCGGGTCACGCCCAGAACCGTGCGCGTCTCCAGGCCCTGAAACTGCCCGATACCGTGTTCCGGGTGAATCAGGTAGTCGCCCACGTGCAGGCCCAGGGCATCGGTGACCGGGCGCCCGGAAAGCCGCTTGCCCCGCAGAGCCGAGCCACCCTGAAAACCGTAGATCAGGTCCTCGGTGATGACCACGGTGCGGTGTTCGGGAATAACGAAGCCGCCCTCGCCCCCGGCCCGCAGGAAGCCCAGACCGCCCTCCTCCACGCGCGGCAGCTTGAGCCACGGAATCTCGTGGGTGTTCAGCAGTTTGTCGGCCAGATACGCCGCCGTGCGGTCATGGCGCACCAGGATCAGCACCCGGTAGCCTGCCCCCCGCCACTCGGTCACATCGTGTTCCAGATCGCTCAGGCGGGCGCGGTAGAACGGCAGGGTTTCCAGGCCAGTGTGCAGGTCCGGCAGCTCGATGGGCGCGCGGCCAAAGCTGGTGACCTCGCGCCCGGTCAGCCGGGGCCACAGCGTGTCGGTCAGTACGCCCAGGCTGGAGGCATAGAACTCCGGCGAATCCAGAAACACGCGGCCCGGCAACAGGTCCAGCCGGGTGGCGTCCCACTTCACCTCGGTGAGGTAGTCGGCGGTCGGCTCCAGCGCAAAAGCCTGGGCCTTCTCGCCGTTCAGTTCGCCGGGGGCGAGCAGGCGCAGGGTATCCAGTTCGTCGCCGAAGAACTCGGCGCGCACCCACAGGTCACCGTCGGCGTCGGCGGGACGACCCGCGCCGGGAGACAGGCGCAGTTCCAGCGTGTCGCCGCGCAGCTCGTAACCGGGTTCCTCGCCGCGCTCGTAGCCCAGCCGCTCCAGGCGGGACAGCAGCGCCTCACGCGGGTAGCTGCTGCCCA is from Deinococcus aerophilus and encodes:
- a CDS encoding cupin domain-containing protein, whose product is MSAPSAQQLWFLDTLVTIRLPGSAGPDGITVMEHHAPHGDSPPLHIHRREDEVFHVLDGVLRLRSGDDDMRLEAGSTFLAAQGNAHTYRVESAGGARWLTITRGGDFERFVRALGRPAQRAELPPPSGPPTPEAASALADVARQHGVDLVGPPLS
- a CDS encoding DEAD/DEAH box helicase — encoded protein: MTVAAPNLSKLLPAAPPGNLLLLPQVARAALFAAFPGPAVLLTTPDRIGNYASAGALGAPVSVNPGLRDWDTRHEHVVLDVNTALDLFPSRPEDHALSLRVGSSYPREALLSRLERLGYERGEEPGYELRGDTLELRLSPGAGRPADADGDLWVRAEFFGDELDTLRLLAPGELNGEKAQAFALEPTADYLTEVKWDATRLDLLPGRVFLDSPEFYASSLGVLTDTLWPRLTGREVTSFGRAPIELPDLHTGLETLPFYRARLSDLEHDVTEWRGAGYRVLILVRHDRTAAYLADKLLNTHEIPWLKLPRVEEGGLGFLRAGGEGGFVIPEHRTVVITEDLIYGFQGGSALRGKRLSGRPVTDALGLHVGDYLIHPEHGIGQFQGLETRTVLGVTRDYLNLEYRKGARLSVPIEQLPVLRRHPGTTDDPPVLSSFDKKDWAKAKDKARKNAEEVAAKLLVQYAARQVTPGNTFGPLPEWEAQIEQNFQFELTGDQRTALKETLKDLERSNPADRLISGDVGFGKTEVALRAAHRVVGHGMQVAVLVPTTLLAEQHTSTFVERFKNLPVRVEGLSRFTGDKQAKNILRDLAAGKVDILIGTHRLLSGDIEFKNLGLIIVDEEHRFGVSQKEKLRALRGLPAMTDGKLEVPEGVKAVDTLALSATPIPRTLYMSMVGLRDMSSIQTPPKGRKPIQTILAPFDPVTVRDAIISEIERGGKVFYIHDRIASIGARSLYLRNLVPEARIGVAHGRMNEEELEEIMLGFEQGAFDVLLSTTIVETGLDIPEANTILIERSDRLGLAQLYQLRGRVGRRAQTAYAYLFYPPRMTETAQRRLWAIADLQDLGSGHLLAEKDMEIRGVGNILGEEQHGHVQAVSIDVYTEMLSEAVARLKGEKIQPPVSISIDLPINARLTPEYFGGDDEARIATYGRLSEARTLQAVSRVERDLRKKYGLPSPDVQNFIDLAKLRLTAAAKRVLSIGETMTELQVTFAYKALDYDAAGLRRFPHRTEVQVFPPSVKMDKRGIKPDDYARMVIELLGYFG
- a CDS encoding class I SAM-dependent methyltransferase → MGEVPHDRWGDAEAYERYVGRWSRLVARDFLGWLQVPQGRAWVDIGCGTGALSSRVLAACAPALVVGIDRSGGFVGAARERIGDGRARFEIGDATALPLDPATFDAAVSGLVMNFVPDHVAMLREMVRVTKAGGTVAAYVWDYAEGMAMMRVFWDVAMAVRPQDAHLDESHRFPLCQPEALAGLWQAQGLKAVQVRAIDIPTVFRDFEDYWAPFLGGQGAAPTYLAGVEDPVREQIRAHLQARLAPDPAGPIALSARAWAVRGTVTV
- the trhO gene encoding oxygen-dependent tRNA uridine(34) hydroxylase TrhO, which codes for MTHCLPLPPTCPPPDGWTVLALYQFRSLSDPAHLRQELLDLGGRVGLCGTLIVAPEGINGTVAGSRTAIDGLLAHLRAVGFDRMEAKESLSRERPFKRFKVRLKREIVTLGVPVEPTSQAGQYVEAADWNALLAAEDVVVVDTRNRYEVKAGTFEGALNPQIDSFREFPAWLDAHADELAGKRVAMFCTGGIRCEKSTSLLRSRGFQDVLHLRGGILKYLEEVPEERSRWHGECFVFDGRVTVGHGLREGGAEMCHSCGWPLGSEERAHSHYEEGVSCPHCFEATTDAQKTAFRDRQRMYDAREG